The following nucleotide sequence is from Kwoniella shandongensis chromosome 9, complete sequence.
tgagttcacGTTGACATGGTCAAAAAGTCAAGGCCGAACTGACTTGATCCTCGTCATGATTAGACAACACCTCAACGACCGACTCCTCAAACCAAAACTCACTTCAAcgctcatccttctcctccagtCGTGCctaccatcctcatccatccaaGTCTTACACCTCCTCGACCCTCTCTCGCGACTATGCGAACCGCCTCTGGCTCTAGCGCATCTTCTCGCAGCTCATCATATACGACTACCGTCATGACGCCTATGACGCCCACCGGTCTCGTGTTCGGACGAATCGCCGAGGATGACACTGACGAGACGGATGAGGGCGAGGGCTCGGGCTCGGCCATGATGCTCAAGAGTAAGCGAGAGCAAGGTGTTGATATCGTCATGAGCGGTGTGGAGGATCTTGTCATTGAGTAAACGAAAAGTGACTTCGGTCACATCATTGTCAAtacctcgtcttcgatctGTCCTGCCTTCTACGACTTCCAACAAGTATACCCACCTGTTCCGTTCTGTTCTGTAGCATCGATAACACCATCCTGTCTCCATACCAGCCCTGTTTGCTTAGATAGATTCGCTAAATGTTGATTATTTGTTTTCTTGCCATACCATACCATGTTTTATAGATTTAGTTCCCCCCTTCACGGATACCATCAACGTATTATTATCAGTAACGTTTATAGATAgaaagaagtagaagtgacagaagaagaagaagaagaagccaatAACGATGAGAATTGAATGCATATTATGATAGACTACACCTCGATCCCGATCAACCTTGTAACAATCTCAAAGCAagagcttcttcatcctcaagaTCATCCACCTTGCTGCCCTTCTGCTTCTTACGAGAAGGTTGgacttcctccactgccGGTGAGGGGGAGTATGATCTTCTCGAAGCAAAGTCGttgtcttcgtcgtcgctgTTATCACCTCCAAGATAGGCGACAGgctcatcgtcgtctgcaccaccttcacctcgaACCTAAACAAAAGGAGTTAGCCCAGTCATTACCGCTTTCAACCGCCGCgccgaactcacctctctctccctctcctttctcttcctcttgacttctctcttcttctcccttgccaCCTCCCTATCTACCTTGTCCTCTAatttcatcctctccctctccttctcgaggtattctctcctcttctcttcgttacccatctccttctctacatCTTCTCCTGCCTCGTAAAactctctcgcttctccagTCACCTCGTCGAAAATCATCTTCGAAGGTCCGGGTCTCATTTTCAATTGAGCTTTCCTCGAAGCAGCCTGTTTCAATTTCCGTTTCGAGAGATCTTCAGATGAAATCAAtggtttcttcttcatctctgccGTCAAagcatcttcatcttcatcatcgtcaccacctGATGAGAGACCACCTTCGTCGCCTGATAAAGCGTGATCACGTCGAGCTAAAGTGAACACGTCGTCGACATCACCACCTgtttcgtcctcgtcgtcttggGCGATCAGCGCGGTGTAATGAGGTGTAAGGATAGATTGGTTCTTCCGCTCGAACATTCGATCATACTTTGTTCGCACGACAGGTGCAGCTTGACGCTATTTGCATGGCAGTTGACCAGTCAGCGGGAATTGTACTTCCGACCActtgatgatgaggtggaacACATACCTTGCCAGCAGTAGACGattcactctcacttccactctccccatcttcgctcgctgcctcctcctctgcaCTGTCctccgcatcttcctctgcttcacTATCCTCCTGATCCTCtgcctcctcatcaccttcactcTCGTCACTGCTACCCACGACATCCCGAACTTCCTCCACAACCTCCAcaacctcatccttcttctccccaccCCTGACCTTGACAGCTTTCGCACTCTTGGCTTGATCTCCCAACTTGAGCTGGGGAGCTCCAGGTAGACCCATACTATCGGCGTAAGCTTCAGCGGGAAGTTCCGAAAGCTTGAAGATGGATTTATCTTTTTGGATGTGGATCGATTTCATATACGATATGAATGCCTGTGATAAAACGAATCAGCATCAATCATCTTCGATAATTGCGCATTACGACTCACTCTCTGACCGAGGTACTTGATGTCCGGTTCTCTGAACGCGAAATTCTGCATAGACTGCTTCAAGTTGCCCATCTTgctctccttgatcttgatcttcttcacctcgatggccttctctccccatctcgctttcatcccttcttcttcgcttggCAACAAGAACGTCAATGCCGTACCTGCAGC
It contains:
- a CDS encoding ATP-dependent RNA helicase DBP4 is translated as MAFVENKASSSKGSAFAKPKFGKAGGKGKNAPQPKIKSNQAKRNKINEELSELQSRIDDFIPPKEITLFSDLPLSSRTLKGLKSSHFLNPTPIQSLSIPPSLQARDILGSAKTGSGKTLAFLIPLLERLYLEKWGPLDGLGAVVISPTRELAVQTFMQLRDIGKYHNFSAGLVIGGKPLKEERDRLGRMNILIATPGRLLQHLDSTVGFESGGVKVLVLDEADRLLDLGFLPALRAIVGHFSPVQTSPNSRPSRQTLLFSATQSKDLAALAKLSLHEPMYISCNKPGEEGVMPSNLDQFYAVVGLERKLDALWGFVKSHLKMKGIVFVTSGKQVRFIFETFRRLHPGLPLMHLHGKQKQPTRLDIFQRFSSSKSALLICTDVAARGLDFPAVDWVIQLDCPDDVDTYIHRVGRTARYQAAGTALTFLLPSEEEGMKARWGEKAIEVKKIKIKESKMGNLKQSMQNFAFREPDIKYLGQRAFISYMKSIHIQKDKSIFKLSELPAEAYADSMGLPGAPQLKLGDQAKSAKAVKVRGGEKKDEVVEVVEEVRDVVGSSDESEGDEEAEDQEDSEAEEDAEDSAEEEAASEDGESGSESESSTAGKRQAAPVVRTKYDRMFERKNQSILTPHYTALIAQDDEDETGGDVDDVFTLARRDHALSGDEGGLSSGGDDDEDEDALTAEMKKKPLISSEDLSKRKLKQAASRKAQLKMRPGPSKMIFDEVTGEAREFYEAGEDVEKEMGNEEKRREYLEKERERMKLEDKVDREVAREKKREVKRKRKEREREVRGEGGADDDEPVAYLGGDNSDDEDNDFASRRSYSPSPAVEEVQPSRKKQKGSKVDDLEDEEALALRLLQG